The following proteins are encoded in a genomic region of Pikeienuella piscinae:
- the nikC gene encoding nickel transporter permease: MSAPVDLDPGPAARRGLRAWLLSPTPQSAWQARCQRTYIGWLAFRTNPIAMAGLIIIVGLVLVAIFAPWITASDGLSPELSNRLQPASAEHWFGTDQLGRDIFDRIIWGSRITLYIVGLVAVIVVPIGLAIGVIAGYLGGWVDNVLMRITDIFLAFPRLILALALVAALGASLENAVLAIALTTWSPYARIARAEVLTIRKADFIMAAQAQGASTFRILLRHITPLCLASVIVRLTLDMAGIILTAAGLGFLGLGAQPPTPEWGAMISNGRQLLLDQWWVPTVPGIAILIVSLGFCLLGDGLRDVLDPKSADQ; encoded by the coding sequence ATGAGCGCGCCGGTGGACCTCGACCCCGGCCCGGCGGCGCGGAGGGGCCTTCGCGCATGGCTCCTCTCGCCGACGCCGCAATCGGCCTGGCAGGCGCGTTGCCAGCGGACCTATATCGGCTGGCTCGCCTTCCGGACCAACCCGATCGCGATGGCGGGGCTGATCATCATCGTGGGGCTCGTGCTGGTCGCGATATTCGCGCCCTGGATCACCGCCAGCGACGGGCTGTCGCCGGAGCTATCCAACCGTCTTCAGCCGGCCAGCGCGGAGCACTGGTTCGGCACCGATCAACTCGGGCGCGATATCTTCGACCGGATCATCTGGGGCTCACGCATCACGCTTTACATCGTCGGGCTGGTCGCCGTCATCGTCGTGCCGATCGGCCTGGCGATCGGCGTGATCGCCGGCTATCTGGGCGGCTGGGTGGACAATGTGCTGATGCGCATCACCGATATCTTCCTCGCCTTTCCGCGACTCATCCTTGCGCTGGCGCTGGTGGCTGCGCTCGGCGCCAGCCTGGAAAATGCGGTGCTGGCGATCGCGCTCACCACCTGGTCGCCCTATGCGCGGATCGCGCGGGCCGAGGTGCTGACCATCCGAAAGGCGGATTTCATCATGGCGGCGCAGGCGCAGGGCGCCTCGACCTTCCGCATTCTCCTGCGCCATATCACGCCGCTTTGTCTCGCCTCGGTGATCGTCCGGCTGACGCTCGACATGGCGGGGATCATCCTGACCGCAGCCGGGCTCGGCTTTCTCGGGCTCGGCGCGCAGCCGCCGACCCCAGAATGGGGCGCGATGATCTCCAACGGACGCCAGCTCCTGCTGGATCAATGGTGGGTGCCGACGGTGCCGGGCATCGCCATTCTGATCGTCAGTCTCGGGTTCTGCCTGCTCGGCGACGGCCTTCGCGACGTACTCGACCCGAAGAGCGCGGATCAATGA
- a CDS encoding tellurite resistance TerB family protein, translating into MSTVLSPQDALVAVMIATSAADEVQSTEELLTIDRIIDALPAFKDYDKDRVRSVNDIVRDLFAEEDGIDALVGLVAEALPDRFHETAYALACDIAAADGKVKLTEMRMLEILRHDLAVGRLASAAIERGARARHQSF; encoded by the coding sequence ATGTCGACCGTACTCAGTCCTCAGGATGCGCTTGTCGCAGTGATGATCGCAACCTCGGCCGCCGACGAAGTGCAGTCGACCGAGGAACTTCTGACCATCGATCGGATCATCGACGCGCTGCCGGCGTTCAAGGATTACGACAAGGACCGGGTGCGCAGCGTCAACGACATCGTGCGCGATCTCTTCGCCGAAGAGGACGGGATCGACGCGCTTGTGGGGCTTGTGGCGGAAGCGCTGCCCGACAGGTTTCACGAGACCGCCTACGCGCTGGCCTGCGATATCGCCGCCGCCGACGGCAAGGTGAAGCTGACGGAGATGCGGATGCTGGAGATTCTCCGGCATGATCTCGCCGTCGGGCGGCTCGCCTCCGCGGCGATCGAACGTGGCGCGCGCGCGCGCCATCAGTCGTTCTGA
- a CDS encoding arylsulfatase: MSFLKRYVAALVVVSAGAAFAQEAEKPNILVIWGDDIGQTNISAYSFGLMGYETPNIDRIASDGVKFTDYYAEQSCTAGRSTFITGQSTLRTGLSKVGLPGADVGLRDDDVTIASALKDLGYATGQFGKNHLGDKDEFLPTNHGFDEFFGNLYHLNAEEEPENFNYPQGAEFRENFGPRGVIKSSADGDIEDTGPLTKKRMETVDEETSAAAIDFMKRQVEQGKPFFTWMNTTRMHFRTHVKDENRSEPGLTARTEYADGMVEHDAIVGQILDAVDEMGIADNTIVIYSTDNGPHQNSWPDAGTTPFRSEKNTNWEGAFRVPAMIRWPGHIEPGTVKTGMFSGLDWFPTLVAAAGDAEIKDKLLEGATIDGKDYKVHLDGYNQLPYLTGESDETARKEFFYFNDDGAIVGLRYENWKFVFQEQRAKGTLNIWAEPFTPLRIPKIFDLRSDPYERADRTSNTYYDWLLDRAFLLTPAQVEVARFFSTFEEYPPSQKAASFSVDQIQEQLENTLSGMAQ; this comes from the coding sequence ATGAGTTTTCTGAAACGATATGTCGCAGCGTTGGTGGTGGTGTCCGCCGGCGCCGCCTTCGCGCAGGAGGCGGAGAAGCCGAACATCCTCGTGATCTGGGGCGACGATATTGGCCAGACCAACATCTCGGCCTACAGCTTCGGGCTGATGGGCTATGAGACGCCGAACATCGACCGCATCGCCAGTGACGGGGTCAAGTTCACCGATTACTACGCCGAGCAAAGCTGCACCGCCGGCCGGTCGACCTTCATCACCGGTCAGTCGACTCTGCGCACGGGCCTCTCCAAGGTCGGCCTGCCGGGCGCCGATGTGGGCCTGCGCGACGACGACGTGACCATCGCCTCCGCGCTCAAGGATCTCGGCTACGCCACGGGCCAGTTCGGCAAGAACCACCTCGGCGACAAGGACGAATTCCTGCCGACCAATCACGGCTTCGACGAGTTCTTCGGCAATCTTTACCACCTCAACGCCGAGGAAGAGCCGGAGAATTTCAACTATCCGCAGGGTGCCGAGTTCCGCGAGAATTTCGGTCCGCGTGGCGTTATCAAATCCTCCGCCGACGGCGACATCGAAGACACCGGACCGCTGACCAAGAAGCGGATGGAGACGGTGGACGAGGAAACCTCCGCCGCCGCCATCGACTTCATGAAGCGGCAGGTGGAGCAGGGCAAGCCGTTCTTCACGTGGATGAACACCACGCGTATGCACTTCCGCACCCATGTGAAGGATGAGAACCGCAGCGAGCCGGGCCTGACCGCGCGGACCGAATATGCGGACGGCATGGTGGAGCATGACGCGATCGTCGGCCAGATCCTCGACGCCGTGGACGAGATGGGTATCGCCGACAACACCATCGTCATCTATTCGACCGATAACGGCCCGCACCAGAACTCCTGGCCGGATGCTGGCACCACGCCATTCCGAAGCGAGAAGAACACCAACTGGGAGGGCGCCTTCCGCGTGCCCGCGATGATCCGCTGGCCCGGCCATATCGAGCCCGGCACGGTCAAGACCGGCATGTTCTCCGGCCTCGACTGGTTCCCGACACTGGTCGCCGCCGCTGGCGACGCGGAGATCAAGGATAAACTGCTCGAGGGGGCCACAATCGACGGCAAGGACTACAAGGTCCATCTCGACGGCTACAACCAGCTTCCCTACCTGACCGGTGAAAGCGACGAGACCGCCCGCAAGGAGTTCTTCTACTTCAACGATGACGGCGCCATTGTGGGCCTTCGTTACGAGAACTGGAAGTTCGTGTTCCAGGAGCAGCGCGCGAAGGGCACTCTGAACATCTGGGCCGAGCCGTTCACGCCGCTGCGCATTCCCAAGATCTTCGATCTGCGCTCCGATCCTTATGAGCGGGCCGACCGGACGTCGAACACCTATTACGACTGGCTGCTCGACCGCGCCTTCCTGCTGACGCCGGCTCAGGTCGAGGTGGCGAGGTTCTTCTCGACTTTCGAGGAGTATCCGCCCTCGCAGAAGGCGGCGAGCTTCTCGGTGGATCAGATCCAGGAGCAGCTTGAAAATACGCTCAGCGGCATGGCCCAGTAG
- a CDS encoding ABC transporter ATP-binding protein, producing MSTLLTVEDLRVTFATPRGPVEAVRGVSFELGRERLGIVGESGSGKSQTGRALIRLSARSGRIRARRMEFDGIDLLAASERQMRAIRGARISMIMQDPRYSLNPVMTVGDQIAEAFLIHSDATRREARAKTLEMLETVQIREPEKVFDLYPHEVSGGMGQRVMIAMMLIPSPDIIIADEPTSALDVTVQMQVLALLDDMVRERGMGLILISHDLNLVASFCDRVLVMYGGRVMEVLEAGRLKEARHPYTRGLLNCAPELDRPEDMLPMLTRDPAWLDE from the coding sequence ATGAGCACGTTGCTGACAGTCGAGGACCTCCGCGTCACCTTCGCCACGCCCCGCGGCCCGGTCGAGGCGGTGCGCGGCGTCTCGTTCGAACTCGGGCGCGAGCGGCTGGGAATCGTCGGCGAATCCGGCTCCGGCAAGTCGCAGACCGGGCGCGCGCTGATACGGCTCTCGGCGCGGAGCGGGCGGATTCGCGCCCGGCGCATGGAGTTTGACGGAATTGATCTGCTGGCGGCCTCCGAACGCCAGATGCGCGCAATCCGCGGCGCCCGCATCTCGATGATCATGCAGGACCCGCGCTATTCGCTGAACCCGGTGATGACGGTGGGCGACCAGATCGCCGAGGCGTTCCTGATCCATTCCGACGCTACGCGGCGCGAAGCCCGCGCAAAGACGCTGGAGATGCTGGAAACGGTGCAGATCAGGGAGCCGGAGAAGGTCTTCGACCTCTATCCGCACGAGGTTTCGGGCGGCATGGGCCAACGGGTGATGATCGCCATGATGCTGATCCCGAGTCCGGACATCATCATCGCCGACGAGCCGACCTCGGCGCTCGACGTCACCGTGCAGATGCAGGTGCTGGCGCTTCTCGACGACATGGTGCGCGAGCGCGGCATGGGTCTCATCCTGATCAGCCATGATCTCAACCTCGTGGCGTCTTTCTGCGACCGGGTGCTGGTGATGTATGGGGGGCGGGTGATGGAGGTGCTGGAGGCGGGGCGACTCAAGGAGGCGCGCCATCCCTATACGAGGGGTCTTCTGAACTGCGCGCCGGAGCTTGACCGGCCCGAGGATATGCTGCCGATGCTGACCCGCGACCCGGCCTGGCTCGATGAATGA
- a CDS encoding DUF58 domain-containing protein has protein sequence MRDRAALARAGIGEAPTPVGESDPRVGVTLGHLRSLEGRARRISFLPRQPARSVLNGRHASKLRGRGLNFEELRDYLPSDDVRAIDWKVTARTGKPHIRVFTEERDRPALIVVDQRMSMFFGSVLNMKSVTAAEAAALAAFRIFDHGDRVGGIVFGDRNIAAIRPRRSRMALTGFLTALADANKLLSAETPAVEPMPLNRVLQSVARIAKRDHLVLIFSDFDGIDETTHRLVSGLPRHNDLVLGLVSDPYARALPQDLRVVVSDGELQAEIDTGEVEIHRWLADMAEGRIGEILDWRRRFGVPVLPLTRAEESVPQIRRLMGLAEGRR, from the coding sequence GTGAGAGACAGGGCCGCGCTCGCCAGAGCCGGGATCGGGGAAGCGCCCACGCCCGTGGGGGAGAGCGATCCGCGCGTCGGCGTCACGTTGGGGCATCTGAGGTCGCTGGAGGGCCGCGCGCGCCGGATCAGCTTTTTGCCGAGGCAACCCGCGCGGAGCGTCCTGAACGGGCGTCACGCCTCCAAGTTGCGCGGGCGCGGCCTCAATTTCGAGGAATTGCGCGACTATCTGCCCTCCGACGACGTGCGGGCGATCGACTGGAAAGTGACCGCGCGAACCGGCAAGCCTCATATCCGGGTCTTCACCGAGGAGCGCGACCGTCCGGCGCTGATCGTCGTCGATCAACGCATGTCGATGTTCTTCGGCTCCGTTCTCAACATGAAATCGGTGACCGCCGCGGAGGCCGCCGCGCTCGCCGCTTTTCGCATCTTCGATCATGGCGACCGTGTCGGCGGCATCGTCTTCGGCGACCGGAACATCGCCGCGATCAGGCCGCGCCGGAGCCGCATGGCGCTGACCGGGTTTCTGACCGCGCTTGCGGATGCGAATAAGTTACTTTCGGCCGAGACGCCGGCGGTTGAGCCGATGCCGCTCAACCGGGTTCTGCAATCGGTCGCGCGGATCGCGAAGCGTGATCACCTCGTGCTTATCTTCAGCGATTTCGACGGGATCGACGAGACGACCCACCGGCTTGTCTCCGGGCTTCCGCGGCATAACGATCTTGTGCTTGGTCTCGTCTCCGACCCATACGCGCGGGCGCTGCCGCAGGACCTGCGCGTCGTCGTCTCGGATGGTGAATTGCAGGCCGAGATCGACACTGGCGAGGTGGAGATCCACCGGTGGCTGGCGGACATGGCGGAGGGTCGGATCGGAGAGATCCTCGACTGGCGCCGGCGCTTCGGCGTGCCGGTGCTGCCGCTGACGAGGGCGGAGGAAAGCGTGCCGCAAATTCGCCGGCTGATGGGGCTGGCGGAGGGGCGGCGGTGA
- a CDS encoding lysine--tRNA ligase, translated as MTDQRASAETSRAWPFEEARRLVKRYEKAPPAKGHVLFETGYGPSGLPHIGTFGEVARTTMIRNAFETLSDIPTRLICFSDDMDGMRKVPDNVPNQEMLREYLQRPLTSVPDPFGEYESFGHHNNAMLRRFLDAFGFDYEFASATEYYKSGKLDAVLLRCAERYDEIMKIMLASLREERRKTYSCFLPIHPETGRVLYVPIRHVDAREGTVVFDDEDGREWTVPVTGGNVKLQWKPDFGARWAALDVDFEMYGKDHQSNTPLYDGICRVLGGRAPEHYVYELFLDGDGQKISKSKGNGISIDEWLKYASTESLAYFMFLKPRAAKRLHFDVIPRMVDEYHQQLAAYERQDAAQRLANPVWHIHKGNPPASTLLVSFSMLLNLASVSGAENRDALWGFIKRYAPEASPESNPALDEAAGHAVRYYQDFVKPTRVFRAPDAREAAALTALKNRLEAWDGPADPTDLQDLVYAIGNEAGFDPLRGWFGALYEVLLGAKQGPRFGGFIALYGVAESAALIEKALAGDLAAQNVDQSVSETS; from the coding sequence ATGACCGACCAGCGCGCATCAGCCGAAACCTCACGGGCCTGGCCCTTCGAGGAAGCGCGCCGGCTGGTCAAACGCTATGAAAAGGCCCCGCCGGCCAAGGGCCATGTGCTGTTCGAAACCGGCTACGGCCCCTCCGGTCTGCCGCATATCGGGACCTTCGGCGAGGTCGCGCGCACCACGATGATCCGCAACGCCTTTGAAACGCTGTCGGATATCCCCACGCGGCTCATCTGTTTTTCGGACGACATGGACGGCATGCGAAAAGTGCCGGACAACGTGCCGAACCAGGAAATGCTGCGCGAATACCTTCAGCGTCCGCTCACATCGGTCCCTGACCCGTTCGGCGAATACGAGAGCTTCGGCCACCACAATAACGCGATGCTGCGGCGCTTTCTCGACGCGTTCGGCTTCGACTACGAGTTCGCCTCGGCCACCGAATATTACAAGTCCGGCAAGCTCGACGCCGTCCTTCTTCGTTGCGCCGAGCGCTATGACGAGATCATGAAGATCATGCTGGCGAGCCTCCGTGAAGAGCGGCGCAAGACCTATTCGTGCTTCCTGCCGATCCATCCCGAAACCGGCCGCGTACTCTACGTTCCGATCCGTCATGTCGACGCAAGAGAGGGAACCGTCGTCTTCGACGACGAGGACGGGCGCGAGTGGACCGTCCCGGTCACCGGCGGCAACGTGAAGCTCCAGTGGAAGCCGGATTTCGGCGCCCGCTGGGCCGCGCTCGACGTCGATTTCGAGATGTACGGCAAGGATCATCAGTCAAACACGCCACTCTATGACGGCATCTGCCGCGTGCTCGGCGGGCGGGCGCCGGAGCATTACGTCTATGAACTTTTCCTTGACGGCGACGGACAGAAGATCTCGAAATCGAAGGGCAATGGCATCTCGATCGACGAGTGGCTGAAATACGCCTCGACCGAGAGCCTGGCCTATTTCATGTTTCTCAAGCCGCGCGCGGCGAAGCGGCTGCATTTCGATGTGATCCCGCGGATGGTGGACGAATACCACCAGCAACTTGCCGCCTATGAGCGTCAGGACGCGGCCCAGCGCCTCGCCAACCCGGTCTGGCACATCCACAAGGGAAACCCGCCCGCCTCCACGCTGCTGGTCTCCTTCTCGATGCTACTCAATCTCGCGTCGGTCTCCGGGGCCGAGAACCGCGACGCGCTCTGGGGCTTCATCAAGCGCTACGCGCCCGAAGCCAGTCCCGAAAGCAACCCGGCGCTTGACGAAGCCGCGGGCCACGCAGTTCGCTACTATCAGGATTTCGTGAAACCGACACGGGTATTCCGCGCCCCGGACGCTCGGGAGGCTGCTGCGCTCACCGCCCTCAAGAATCGGCTGGAGGCATGGGACGGCCCGGCCGACCCGACCGATCTGCAGGATCTCGTCTACGCGATCGGCAACGAGGCTGGGTTCGACCCGCTTCGCGGCTGGTTCGGCGCGCTTTACGAGGTCCTGCTTGGCGCGAAACAGGGCCCGCGCTTCGGCGGCTTCATCGCGCTCTACGGGGTCGCGGAGTCGGCGGCGTTGATCGAAAAGGCGCTGGCCGGGGATCTGGCGGCTCAGAACGTCGACCAAAGCGTCAGCGAAACTTCATAA
- a CDS encoding DMT family transporter — protein MPSHESDRPGPDPLPPSDLAAPAVKSAATDNAAGASWLMLSVLTSTVMALAVKWAAEEIETGVIVTLRAVGGLAICLVALMFFPRLRTQLRFSAPGLHIWRGALIGVSTQFGFYTMTQIPLATATVLFFTAPIFVALMSIPLQGERIGPRRGAAIAAGFLGVLIVLRPGADGFHFAMLTGLFSSVLFALALLSSRGLANRDGAFAAYISSAVMTIIVAAPVAAPVWSLPWSAAGWIALSLVTVTAMARNIGDIQAYRLADAGVLAPLTYLRLILIAIASYFIFDETPDRYALIGGAVIIAAALYIARRERLVKRRA, from the coding sequence ATGCCGTCACACGAATCCGACCGCCCCGGTCCCGATCCACTGCCGCCTTCGGACCTTGCGGCGCCCGCCGTGAAATCGGCCGCGACCGACAACGCCGCCGGCGCCTCATGGCTGATGCTTTCGGTCCTCACCTCGACGGTGATGGCGCTGGCTGTGAAATGGGCGGCGGAGGAGATCGAGACCGGCGTGATCGTCACCCTCCGCGCGGTCGGCGGTCTGGCGATCTGTCTCGTCGCGCTGATGTTTTTTCCCCGGCTCCGCACGCAATTGCGTTTCTCGGCGCCCGGACTTCACATCTGGCGCGGCGCGCTGATCGGGGTCTCCACCCAGTTCGGCTTCTACACCATGACCCAGATTCCGCTGGCGACGGCGACCGTGCTGTTCTTCACCGCGCCGATCTTCGTCGCGTTGATGTCGATTCCGCTTCAGGGCGAGCGGATCGGCCCGCGGCGCGGCGCGGCGATCGCCGCCGGCTTTCTCGGCGTGCTGATCGTGCTGCGCCCCGGCGCCGACGGCTTCCATTTCGCGATGCTGACCGGACTCTTCTCATCTGTCCTCTTCGCGCTCGCGCTGCTTTCGTCGCGCGGGCTGGCGAACCGCGATGGCGCCTTCGCCGCCTATATCTCCTCCGCGGTGATGACCATCATCGTCGCTGCGCCGGTCGCCGCACCGGTCTGGAGTCTCCCTTGGAGCGCCGCCGGCTGGATCGCGCTCAGCCTGGTCACCGTGACGGCGATGGCGCGCAATATCGGCGACATCCAAGCCTACCGATTGGCCGACGCCGGGGTTCTCGCGCCGCTCACCTATCTAAGGCTGATCCTGATCGCCATCGCCAGCTATTTCATCTTCGACGAGACGCCGGATCGCTACGCGCTGATCGGCGGCGCGGTGATCATCGCCGCCGCGCTCTACATTGCGCGGCGCGAGCGGCTGGTGAAACGCCGCGCCTGA
- a CDS encoding DUF4864 domain-containing protein, whose translation MLRAMFRTAVIVATLFAAAGFSSGALVGPASAQSADEAAGIQLTIRSQIEAMQVDDWDRAFEYASPTIQGVFRNPENFSRMVTNGYPMVWRPKTYRAGALTETPRGLMQTMIFEDRQGRLFIADYLMQEIDGEWRINGVSIRPAPTESA comes from the coding sequence ATGCTTCGCGCCATGTTCCGCACCGCCGTGATCGTCGCCACGCTTTTCGCCGCCGCCGGGTTCTCGTCCGGCGCGCTTGTCGGCCCCGCTTCCGCACAATCGGCCGACGAGGCCGCCGGCATCCAGCTAACGATCCGCAGCCAGATCGAGGCGATGCAGGTCGATGACTGGGACCGCGCTTTCGAATATGCCTCGCCGACGATCCAGGGGGTTTTCCGCAACCCGGAGAATTTCAGCCGGATGGTCACCAACGGTTATCCGATGGTCTGGCGGCCGAAGACCTATCGCGCCGGCGCGCTGACCGAAACGCCTCGCGGCCTGATGCAAACGATGATCTTTGAGGATCGGCAGGGCCGGCTCTTCATCGCCGACTATCTGATGCAGGAGATCGACGGCGAATGGCGGATCAACGGCGTCTCGATCCGGCCCGCGCCGACCGAAAGCGCCTGA
- a CDS encoding ABC transporter permease: MTAGRTRSRGRARGAARALANGLATLILTFIGLTAVTFTIGRVMPTDPVLAVVGDRASQAAYERVYLEMGLDKLIYEQYFRYLGELANGDLGRSIMTSRPVLEDVLRFFPATLELATIATLLGVFIGVPMGVWAAVNQGRPIDHAVRVFGLIGYSVPVFWLGMVGLLIFYGNLGWVGGPGRLDVFYDGIVESVTGVILIDSAMAGEWEIFRNAFSHLVLPASVLGAFALAYVARMTRSFMLDQLNQEYVLTARVKGAREHTVIWRHAFRNVLVQLITIIGLTYASLLEGSVLTETVFSWPGIGQYITTSLFNADMNAVLGGTIAVGTCFVAINMFSDILYKLVDPRARA; this comes from the coding sequence ATGACCGCGGGGCGCACCAGGAGCCGGGGGCGAGCGAGAGGCGCGGCGCGGGCGCTCGCCAACGGGTTGGCGACGCTCATTCTCACCTTCATTGGGCTGACCGCGGTCACGTTCACCATCGGCCGGGTGATGCCGACCGATCCGGTGCTGGCGGTGGTCGGCGACCGCGCGTCGCAAGCCGCCTATGAGCGGGTCTATCTCGAGATGGGCCTCGATAAGCTGATCTACGAGCAGTATTTCCGCTATCTCGGCGAGCTTGCGAACGGCGATCTGGGCCGCTCCATCATGACGTCGCGGCCAGTGCTGGAGGATGTGCTGAGGTTCTTCCCCGCGACGCTCGAGCTGGCCACCATCGCCACGCTACTCGGGGTTTTCATCGGCGTGCCGATGGGAGTCTGGGCGGCGGTGAACCAGGGCCGGCCGATCGATCACGCGGTGCGGGTCTTCGGTCTGATCGGCTATTCGGTGCCGGTCTTCTGGCTCGGCATGGTCGGGCTGCTGATCTTTTACGGCAATCTCGGCTGGGTCGGCGGACCGGGCCGGCTCGACGTCTTCTACGACGGCATCGTCGAAAGCGTCACCGGGGTGATCCTGATCGACAGCGCGATGGCGGGGGAATGGGAAATTTTCCGCAACGCGTTCTCGCATCTGGTCCTGCCAGCTTCGGTGCTCGGCGCCTTCGCGCTGGCCTATGTGGCGCGGATGACGCGCAGCTTCATGCTCGACCAGCTCAACCAGGAATATGTGCTGACCGCGCGGGTGAAAGGCGCGCGCGAACACACGGTGATATGGCGGCACGCCTTTCGCAATGTCCTCGTCCAGCTCATCACCATCATCGGGCTGACCTACGCGTCGCTCCTCGAAGGTTCGGTGCTGACCGAGACGGTGTTTTCCTGGCCCGGGATCGGGCAATACATCACCACCTCGCTCTTCAACGCGGACATGAACGCCGTTCTCGGCGGCACGATCGCGGTCGGGACCTGTTTCGTGGCCATCAACATGTTCTCCGACATCCTCTACAAACTCGTCGATCCGCGGGCGCGGGCATGA
- a CDS encoding ABC transporter ATP-binding protein — MIRVDNLDVIFGHGRAEVRAVRGVSLDVARGAAFGLVGESGSGKSTVLRAIARLLPGWTGSIEIDGAVLGHRRDRAAARRMQMVFQDPFGSLHPRHTINAILSEPLEIHGLDRHEPRILKALEEVGLGVELRFRYPHQISGGQRQRVAIARAMILEPEILLLDEPTSALDVSVQAEILNLLKRLQRERGLTYLMVSHNLAVVAHLCDRIAVMNRGRIVETLTVEQLRRHDVAEDYTRQLLSASAGFDRAAARSLVTYE; from the coding sequence ATGATCCGGGTCGATAATCTCGACGTGATCTTCGGCCACGGCCGCGCCGAGGTGCGCGCCGTTCGCGGCGTCTCGCTCGATGTGGCCCGGGGCGCGGCCTTCGGGCTGGTCGGGGAAAGCGGATCGGGTAAATCGACAGTGCTCCGCGCCATCGCCCGGCTGCTGCCGGGCTGGACCGGGTCGATCGAGATCGACGGCGCGGTGCTCGGTCATCGGCGCGACCGCGCCGCCGCGCGGCGCATGCAGATGGTGTTTCAGGACCCTTTCGGTTCCCTCCATCCGCGCCATACCATAAACGCCATTCTCAGTGAACCGCTGGAGATTCACGGGCTTGATCGGCATGAACCCCGCATTCTCAAGGCGCTTGAGGAGGTCGGTCTCGGAGTCGAACTGCGCTTTCGCTATCCGCACCAGATTTCGGGCGGGCAGCGCCAGCGCGTCGCAATCGCCCGCGCGATGATTCTGGAGCCGGAAATCCTGCTGCTCGACGAGCCGACATCGGCGCTCGATGTCTCGGTGCAGGCGGAAATTCTCAACCTCCTGAAGCGGCTCCAGCGTGAGCGCGGCCTGACCTACCTGATGGTCAGCCACAACCTCGCGGTGGTCGCCCATCTCTGTGACCGGATCGCGGTAATGAACCGGGGCCGAATCGTCGAGACGCTCACCGTCGAGCAGCTCCGCCGGCACGACGTCGCCGAGGACTACACGAGGCAGCTGCTCTCCGCGAGCGCCGGGTTCGACCGCGCGGCGGCGCGGTCACTCGTGACATACGAGTAG
- a CDS encoding HAD family hydrolase — MRALLASMAIATLAVPALADPLPSWTDGDAKSRIIEFVEAVTTQGGDDYVIADDRIAVFDNDGTLWAEQPVYFQALYALDRLKEKAKADPSILTSDTLKAAAAGDMKGAMAGGEKGLLEILDVSHSGSSVEDFKADVRDWLANTRHPTTGRAYTDMTYQPMLELLTYLRDEGFSTYIVSGGGIRFIRAFAEKAYGIPPQQVVGSAGKLSYKVVDGNPAVMMDGQIAFVDDKEGKPVGIDTHIGKRPIFAAGNSDGDFQMLEYTMAGDGPRFGMLVHHTDADREFAYDRKGHVGVLSKGLDEAEQRGWLLVDMAKDWRRVWSSAE, encoded by the coding sequence ATGCGCGCTCTGCTCGCGTCTATGGCTATCGCCACGCTCGCCGTTCCGGCGCTTGCGGACCCGCTTCCCTCCTGGACGGATGGCGATGCGAAAAGTCGGATCATCGAATTCGTCGAAGCCGTCACCACGCAGGGCGGCGACGATTACGTCATCGCTGATGACAGGATTGCGGTCTTCGACAATGACGGCACGCTCTGGGCCGAGCAGCCAGTCTACTTCCAGGCGCTCTACGCGCTCGACCGGCTGAAGGAAAAGGCGAAGGCCGATCCCTCGATCCTGACCTCCGACACGCTGAAGGCCGCCGCCGCCGGCGACATGAAGGGCGCGATGGCGGGCGGCGAGAAGGGGCTGCTCGAAATCCTCGACGTCTCTCACAGCGGCTCCTCGGTCGAAGACTTCAAGGCCGATGTGCGCGACTGGCTCGCCAACACCAGGCATCCGACGACCGGCCGCGCCTATACCGACATGACCTACCAGCCGATGCTTGAGCTTCTGACCTATCTGCGCGACGAGGGCTTCTCGACATATATCGTTTCGGGCGGCGGCATCCGTTTCATCCGCGCCTTCGCGGAAAAGGCATACGGCATTCCCCCTCAACAGGTCGTCGGCTCGGCCGGCAAGCTGAGCTACAAGGTCGTTGACGGAAACCCCGCTGTCATGATGGACGGCCAGATCGCCTTCGTCGACGACAAGGAAGGCAAGCCCGTCGGCATCGACACGCATATCGGCAAGCGCCCGATTTTCGCCGCCGGCAATTCGGACGGCGATTTCCAGATGCTGGAATACACCATGGCGGGCGATGGCCCGCGCTTCGGAATGCTTGTCCACCACACCGACGCCGACCGCGAATTCGCCTATGACCGCAAGGGTCATGTCGGCGTTCTCTCGAAAGGACTGGACGAGGCCGAGCAACGCGGCTGGCTGCTCGTCGACATGGCGAAGGACTGGCGCCGCGTCTGGTCGAGCGCGGAATGA